The following coding sequences lie in one Deltaproteobacteria bacterium IMCC39524 genomic window:
- a CDS encoding ribonuclease J gives MSIAINSETTRPLHPDAVRILPLGGLGEIGLNMMVIEAAGGLLIIDCGLMFPEAYMLGIDLVIPDIATIVERKDEIRGILLTHGHEDHIGAIPFLIEALGFPPIYSSPLTLGLLDNKLEEHQLKSRVTCRSIKVREPVEIGPFEVEFFRAAHSIVDGCGLAIRTPAGLIVHTGDFKLDPTPVDNQPTDLGRLASYGEEGVLLLFSDSTNVENTGQTLSERTVGDALNELLPRCTGKTLVATFSSNIHRIQQIVNAAIKAERKVMVSGRSMVSNIAIARQLGYLTIPDDILIDLRQMRDMPSEQVLILTTGSQGEPLSSLSRIAMDDHKQISIEPGDTVILSSKFIPGNERAITHLINHLYRRGAEVHYETTSEIHVSGHASQNELKTVLNLVKPKYFVPVHGEYRHLVKHAQLAQSMGWQADRAIVISNGTPLVISENGHHIEPKAETGRVFIDGKGVGDVGEMELRDRRHLANHGLVIVFLALNQNSGAIVSGPEIITRGFVPEEESEELLSEARELVCQMLVEHSPAAMADWEELRVEVRKILRRLFNKTMARRPLILPVIMEL, from the coding sequence ATGAGTATCGCGATCAATTCTGAAACAACACGCCCACTGCACCCTGACGCAGTTCGTATCCTGCCTTTGGGAGGCCTGGGCGAAATCGGTCTCAACATGATGGTCATAGAGGCCGCAGGCGGTCTGTTGATCATCGACTGTGGCCTGATGTTTCCGGAAGCCTACATGCTCGGCATCGACCTGGTCATCCCGGACATCGCGACGATCGTTGAACGAAAAGACGAGATCCGTGGCATCCTCCTGACCCATGGCCACGAAGACCACATCGGCGCCATCCCCTTTCTGATCGAAGCTCTCGGTTTCCCGCCGATCTACTCCTCGCCGTTAACCTTGGGACTGCTCGACAACAAGCTGGAAGAACATCAACTGAAAAGTCGCGTGACCTGCAGGAGCATCAAAGTCCGCGAACCGGTCGAAATCGGTCCATTTGAAGTCGAGTTCTTCCGCGCTGCCCACTCCATTGTCGATGGCTGCGGACTGGCGATTCGCACTCCGGCCGGACTGATTGTGCATACCGGTGACTTCAAGCTCGACCCGACTCCGGTGGACAACCAGCCCACCGACCTGGGCCGTCTGGCCTCCTACGGCGAAGAAGGTGTCCTGCTGTTGTTCTCCGATTCCACCAACGTTGAGAACACCGGCCAGACCCTCTCCGAGAGGACTGTTGGCGACGCCCTCAACGAGCTCCTGCCACGCTGTACCGGCAAGACCCTGGTGGCCACCTTCTCCTCGAACATCCACCGCATCCAGCAGATCGTTAATGCCGCGATCAAAGCCGAGCGCAAAGTGATGGTCTCGGGCCGCAGCATGGTCAGCAATATCGCCATCGCGCGGCAGCTTGGCTATCTCACCATTCCGGACGACATCCTGATCGACCTGCGCCAGATGCGTGACATGCCATCGGAACAGGTTTTGATTCTGACCACCGGCAGTCAGGGTGAACCCTTGAGCTCGCTCTCGCGCATCGCCATGGACGACCACAAGCAGATCAGCATTGAACCGGGCGACACAGTCATCCTTTCGTCCAAGTTCATCCCCGGCAATGAGCGGGCGATCACGCACCTGATCAATCATCTTTATCGCCGCGGGGCAGAAGTCCACTACGAGACAACCAGCGAGATCCATGTCTCCGGGCACGCCAGCCAGAACGAACTCAAGACCGTGCTCAACCTGGTCAAGCCGAAATATTTTGTACCGGTGCACGGTGAGTACCGGCACCTGGTCAAGCATGCACAGTTAGCCCAGAGCATGGGCTGGCAAGCAGACCGGGCGATCGTTATCAGTAACGGTACGCCACTGGTCATCTCCGAAAATGGACACCATATCGAGCCAAAAGCCGAAACGGGGCGGGTCTTCATTGACGGTAAAGGAGTCGGTGATGTTGGTGAGATGGAACTGCGTGATCGCCGCCACCTGGCAAACCATGGCCTGGTGATCGTTTTTCTGGCACTCAACCAGAACAGCGGCGCCATCGTCTCCGGGCCGGAAATCATAACCCGGGGGTTTGTTCCCGAAGAAGAAAGCGAGGAGCTCCTCAGCGAAGCCCGTGAACTGGTTTGCCAGATGCTCGTAGAACACAGCCCGGCAGCCATGGCCGACTGGGAAGAACTGCGCGTTGAAGTGCGTAAAATTCTGCGTCGCCTCTTCAATAAAACCATGGCTCGGCGGCCACTGATTCTGCCTGTAATTATGGAGCTTTAA
- a CDS encoding phosphatidylglycerophosphatase A, translating to MRKLILFFSSNAGLGYAPFASGTVGTLAGIPVFYLTSAWPWWLFLITLLTLLFLSFWIADAAGQIYGVADDGRIVIDELIGYLVTVAFLPWSWSAAILGFFWFRLFDIFKPPPAGWLDKNLKHGVGVVLDDFAAGIYAAIALRLTLWFFNLGV from the coding sequence ATGCGGAAACTGATCCTTTTCTTCTCCAGTAACGCCGGTCTTGGCTATGCGCCCTTTGCCTCTGGCACTGTCGGCACACTGGCCGGCATCCCGGTCTTTTATCTGACCAGCGCCTGGCCCTGGTGGCTCTTTCTCATCACGCTGCTAACGCTGCTGTTCCTGAGCTTCTGGATTGCAGATGCCGCAGGACAGATCTACGGAGTGGCCGATGACGGCCGTATCGTCATCGACGAACTGATCGGCTATCTGGTCACCGTCGCCTTTTTGCCCTGGAGCTGGAGCGCTGCGATCCTCGGATTTTTCTGGTTTCGGCTTTTCGATATTTTCAAACCCCCACCTGCAGGCTGGCTCGATAAAAACCTCAAACATGGCGTCGGCGTGGTCCTCGACGATTTCGCGGCAGGAATATACGCTGCGATTGCCTTACGCCTGACCTTGTGGTTTTTCAACCTGGGTGTCTGA
- the sfsA gene encoding DNA/RNA nuclease SfsA: MVLPQPLVAGRLVRRYKRFLADIELEDGSLVTAHTPNTGSMQQCAVPGQQVLLSKSDNPKRKLAWSWELVRVNGHWVDINTHRANRLVEEALRNNVLRCFQNYSVRPEFPFAESRIDFMLEGENEKVLLEVKNVTLCCQPGVACFPDAVTTRGQKHLRDLKLAKEQGWRAVIFFLIQRSDAQTFSPADEIDAEYGRLLREAISCGVEALAYRTLVSPESSRVDQQLPVCL; encoded by the coding sequence ATGGTTTTACCTCAGCCGTTGGTTGCAGGGAGACTGGTGCGTCGTTATAAACGTTTTCTGGCCGATATTGAGCTGGAGGACGGTTCCCTGGTGACAGCTCATACACCGAATACCGGCAGCATGCAGCAGTGCGCCGTGCCCGGCCAGCAGGTGTTGCTGTCGAAAAGTGACAACCCGAAACGCAAGCTGGCCTGGTCATGGGAACTGGTTCGGGTTAATGGGCACTGGGTGGATATTAATACTCACCGTGCCAATCGGCTCGTCGAGGAAGCCTTGCGGAATAATGTTCTCCGGTGTTTTCAAAATTATTCGGTTCGCCCGGAATTCCCTTTTGCCGAAAGCCGCATCGATTTTATGCTGGAAGGGGAGAACGAGAAGGTTCTCCTTGAAGTCAAGAATGTCACTCTCTGCTGCCAGCCTGGCGTTGCCTGTTTCCCGGATGCTGTCACCACGCGGGGCCAGAAACACCTGCGCGACCTGAAGCTGGCAAAAGAGCAGGGCTGGCGAGCTGTGATCTTCTTCCTGATCCAGCGAAGTGATGCCCAGACTTTTTCTCCCGCGGATGAAATTGATGCGGAGTACGGTCGACTTCTCAGAGAGGCCATCTCTTGCGGGGTTGAAGCCCTGGCTTATCGCACGCTGGTGTCGCCGGAAAGCTCCAGGGTCGATCAGCAGCTCCCCGTCTGCCTATGA
- the larC gene encoding nickel pincer cofactor biosynthesis protein LarC produces the protein MNILYLDTFSGISGDMMLGLLVDLGVDLNLIEAELAKLSVSGYKLEQRPEKRHSIGGTRVEVICEDKQPARTWSEIDAMLAKSSLAEPVRNRARNIFRSLGEAEAKVHQVALNEVHFHEVGAVDAIVDIVGSAIGLYLLGVEKIICTPLPLSSGMIRGSHGAMPLPAPATLQILQGKPVRNADCDRELVTPTGAAIAVEIACFGDMPEMTIERIGYGVGGWDLDDRPNLLRGIIGTENTADGFEQDTVTVIETHIDDSSPEWLGALTERLLSAGALDVGLTALQMKKNRPGTGLTVMAQPQQAKPLAQMILRESTAIGVRMHETRRMKLRREPATVQTAFGEAAVKLIYEGKTLLRITPEHDSCQALATASTRPLPEIYRAITTAANRQFGLED, from the coding sequence ATGAACATTCTCTACCTTGACACCTTTTCCGGGATCTCCGGTGACATGATGCTCGGCCTGCTGGTTGACCTGGGCGTCGACCTCAATCTCATCGAAGCAGAACTGGCAAAGCTTTCCGTCTCCGGATACAAGTTGGAGCAGCGCCCTGAAAAACGTCACAGTATCGGCGGCACGCGCGTCGAAGTTATTTGCGAAGACAAACAACCGGCCCGCACCTGGTCTGAGATCGACGCTATGCTTGCCAAGAGTTCTCTCGCTGAGCCTGTACGCAACCGGGCTCGCAATATTTTCAGGAGTCTCGGCGAAGCGGAGGCAAAAGTTCATCAGGTTGCCCTGAACGAAGTCCACTTTCATGAAGTCGGCGCAGTTGACGCCATCGTCGACATCGTCGGCAGCGCCATCGGCCTGTATCTCCTCGGAGTAGAGAAGATTATCTGCACCCCACTGCCGCTCTCCAGCGGCATGATTCGCGGTTCCCACGGCGCCATGCCCTTACCTGCCCCGGCGACTCTACAGATACTGCAAGGAAAACCGGTCCGGAATGCTGACTGCGACCGGGAGCTGGTGACCCCCACCGGCGCCGCTATTGCGGTCGAAATCGCCTGCTTCGGAGATATGCCGGAGATGACCATCGAACGCATCGGTTATGGTGTCGGCGGCTGGGACCTTGATGACCGCCCCAACTTGCTGCGGGGGATCATCGGCACAGAGAATACGGCTGACGGTTTCGAACAGGATACCGTCACGGTGATTGAAACTCATATCGACGACTCCTCGCCCGAATGGCTCGGAGCCCTGACCGAAAGGCTGTTATCAGCAGGAGCTCTTGATGTCGGGTTAACTGCGCTGCAGATGAAGAAGAACCGTCCTGGAACAGGCTTGACGGTTATGGCTCAGCCACAACAAGCGAAGCCTCTGGCCCAAATGATCCTGCGCGAAAGCACTGCCATCGGCGTACGCATGCATGAGACCCGTCGCATGAAGCTGCGGCGTGAACCGGCCACCGTACAAACAGCTTTTGGGGAAGCTGCGGTGAAATTGATTTACGAGGGGAAGACGCTGTTGAGGATCACCCCGGAGCATGACAGCTGCCAGGCGTTGGCCACAGCCAGCACCCGACCCCTGCCAGAAATCTACCGTGCCATCACAACCGCAGCCAATCGTCAATTCGGCCTGGAGGACTAA
- a CDS encoding nucleotidyltransferase — MRTVGLITEYNPFHNGHLHHLQESLRVADADASVAVMSGHFLQRGEPALINKWARAEMAMAAGVDLVLELPFSFACNSAPHFARGAVQSLNGLGVVDTLCFGSEAGKVSSLWTVAQLLVEHAADIEAGTRQLLRNGVSYPAARAEVLSARAPEVSAELVSSPNNILGIEYLKALLETSSPIEAFTILRRGAGYHSTDVTSPIASATGIRKRLGEGGTVGEFVPETCRHILSQALDRGLSLDHDRLFSSLQTFLLQEMETLSGIYQVENGLAQRLVDAAMTATSYADLTDAIKSRQWTLTRIQRILSYVLLQVSSVEMNSFLECGPLYLRLLGATEKGRQLLAGSRKKRTLPAISDPARAQAVLRRFYSGRKDLGCLAERMLACDLRATRLYGLLQKNPVQGHRNQDFFRDCLGLGKD; from the coding sequence GTGCGAACTGTTGGCCTGATTACCGAGTACAATCCCTTCCACAACGGTCACCTGCATCACTTGCAGGAGAGCTTGCGTGTGGCTGATGCCGACGCCAGCGTTGCCGTGATGAGCGGGCACTTCCTGCAGCGCGGCGAACCGGCCTTAATCAATAAATGGGCGCGTGCCGAAATGGCCATGGCGGCAGGTGTCGATCTTGTCCTTGAACTGCCATTCTCCTTTGCTTGTAACAGCGCTCCGCATTTTGCCAGGGGAGCGGTGCAAAGCCTAAACGGTCTCGGTGTTGTCGATACCCTTTGCTTTGGCAGTGAGGCGGGAAAGGTGAGTTCATTGTGGACGGTCGCACAGCTTCTGGTCGAACACGCGGCTGATATCGAAGCAGGAACACGTCAGCTGCTGAGGAACGGCGTCAGCTACCCCGCAGCGCGGGCAGAGGTTCTCTCTGCCAGGGCACCGGAGGTGTCTGCAGAGCTGGTCTCTTCACCGAATAATATCCTCGGCATTGAATACCTGAAAGCCTTGCTGGAAACGTCGAGTCCTATCGAGGCTTTTACAATTTTGCGCCGGGGAGCCGGATACCACAGTACCGATGTAACAAGCCCCATCGCCAGTGCCACCGGGATTCGGAAACGACTCGGTGAGGGAGGCACCGTTGGGGAGTTCGTACCGGAAACCTGTCGACACATTCTCAGTCAGGCTCTGGACAGAGGGCTTTCACTGGACCATGATCGCCTCTTTTCTTCTTTGCAGACGTTTTTGTTGCAGGAGATGGAGACTTTGTCCGGAATTTACCAGGTTGAAAACGGCTTGGCGCAGAGACTGGTCGATGCCGCCATGACTGCGACGTCCTATGCGGATTTGACGGATGCGATTAAATCGCGGCAGTGGACCTTGACCCGGATTCAACGCATCCTGAGTTATGTCTTGTTGCAAGTGTCCAGCGTTGAGATGAATAGCTTCCTGGAGTGCGGCCCGCTCTATCTGCGGTTGCTGGGAGCAACGGAGAAAGGGCGGCAGCTGCTGGCGGGCTCTCGCAAAAAGAGAACTTTGCCGGCGATATCGGATCCGGCCAGGGCGCAGGCCGTCTTGAGGCGTTTTTATTCAGGCAGGAAGGATCTTGGTTGTCTGGCGGAGAGAATGCTGGCCTGTGATTTGCGGGCGACCCGATTATACGGTTTGCTGCAAAAGAACCCGGTACAAGGACATCGGAATCAGGATTTCTTTCGGGATTGTTTGGGACTAGGTAAAGACTAG
- a CDS encoding DNA translocase FtsK 4TM domain-containing protein encodes MSEKPRKTFLREHIKKEISGLVWMAAGLFLLLSLVSFNNNDPSFNNNLDPAQISNFCGRVGAYVSDLFYQIIGIPAMMIPFACLLFAWRLLKFRDLHPRIYKIAAFIVMLISIAGLISLKIEKVALFGQTLNQAGGFIGFFLASTLKSWFNLTGAAIFLVVFLSVSSMLVARFSMVLFLEGLLARLAAGMEKRREARKARRELKEADKPKKDKAPVIRAPRPAPAPVIKESKKNSKKKAQANQEAFEFLEPSGTYHPPSLTLLDHDGEAAKPVDKEALMMNARLLEKKLLDFNVEGDVSEVKPGPVVTMYEFAPAPGVKVNKIAGLSDDLSMALKALSIRIVAPIPGRGVVGIEIPNRDREMVYLKEIFSTDEFQKTGGKLPLALGKDIFGHTVVSDLAKMPHLLVAGSTGTGKSVSINAMILSLLYRADPRDVRVIMVDPKMLELSMYEGIPHLLLPVVTNPKKASLALNWAVREMERRYKLMSDKGVRNIDGYNRKLAKEEKDKSSKRQQVLDNDDIVDLMEEDLPEIEIAEGEVLDHGHLPYIVVIVDELADLMMVAGREIEESIARLAQMARAAGIHLILATQRPSVDVITGLIKANFPTRLSFKVFSRTDSRTILDQMGAETLLGNGDMLFLPPGTGAVQRVHGAFVSEIEVQRVVDFLKKQGQPDYDKSILEAPAASESGGSDGDDEYDEKWDEALAVIADAKQASISMLQRRLRLGYNRAARMIEKMEAEGIVGPSDGTSRPREVFINKIGGDE; translated from the coding sequence ATGAGCGAAAAACCACGCAAAACCTTTCTACGTGAACACATCAAGAAAGAAATCTCTGGCCTCGTCTGGATGGCTGCGGGTCTCTTTCTCCTCTTGAGCCTGGTTTCGTTCAACAACAACGATCCCTCCTTCAACAACAATCTCGATCCGGCACAGATCAGCAACTTCTGCGGCAGGGTCGGTGCTTACGTCTCTGACCTCTTCTACCAGATCATCGGCATTCCCGCCATGATGATCCCCTTCGCCTGTCTGCTCTTTGCCTGGCGGCTGCTCAAGTTCCGTGACCTCCATCCTCGCATCTACAAGATAGCCGCTTTCATCGTGATGCTGATCTCCATTGCCGGCCTGATCTCGCTCAAAATCGAGAAAGTCGCCCTCTTTGGACAGACCCTCAACCAGGCAGGAGGCTTTATTGGCTTCTTCCTGGCAAGCACCTTGAAGAGCTGGTTCAACCTGACCGGAGCCGCCATCTTCCTGGTCGTCTTCCTTTCGGTTTCTTCGATGCTGGTCGCCCGTTTCTCAATGGTTCTGTTCCTTGAAGGGCTACTGGCAAGACTTGCCGCCGGTATGGAAAAACGCCGCGAAGCCCGCAAGGCCCGCCGGGAGCTGAAAGAAGCTGACAAGCCAAAGAAAGATAAGGCACCAGTCATTCGCGCCCCGCGACCGGCTCCTGCGCCTGTCATCAAAGAGAGCAAAAAGAACAGCAAAAAGAAGGCCCAGGCCAACCAGGAAGCGTTTGAGTTCCTTGAGCCTTCGGGAACCTACCACCCGCCCTCGCTGACCCTGCTTGATCATGATGGTGAAGCGGCAAAGCCGGTCGACAAAGAAGCCCTGATGATGAACGCCCGCCTGCTGGAGAAGAAGCTGCTTGACTTCAACGTCGAAGGCGACGTCTCCGAAGTCAAGCCAGGGCCCGTTGTCACCATGTATGAGTTTGCCCCGGCGCCAGGTGTTAAGGTCAATAAAATTGCCGGCCTGTCTGATGACCTGAGCATGGCGCTCAAAGCACTTTCAATCCGGATTGTCGCGCCGATCCCGGGCCGCGGCGTAGTCGGTATCGAGATCCCCAATCGCGACCGTGAGATGGTTTATCTCAAGGAGATCTTCTCCACCGACGAATTCCAGAAAACGGGCGGCAAACTGCCACTTGCACTGGGTAAAGACATCTTCGGTCACACGGTTGTTTCCGATCTGGCTAAAATGCCGCACCTCCTGGTTGCAGGTTCAACCGGAACAGGTAAATCGGTTTCGATCAATGCCATGATCTTGTCCCTGCTCTACCGTGCTGACCCTCGTGATGTCCGTGTCATCATGGTTGACCCGAAGATGTTGGAGCTTTCGATGTACGAAGGCATCCCACATCTCCTGCTGCCGGTCGTGACCAATCCCAAAAAAGCGTCTCTGGCCCTCAACTGGGCGGTTCGCGAAATGGAGCGCCGCTACAAGTTGATGTCCGACAAGGGCGTACGCAATATCGACGGCTACAATCGCAAGCTGGCCAAAGAAGAGAAGGACAAGAGCTCAAAACGACAGCAGGTGTTGGACAACGATGATATCGTCGATCTCATGGAAGAGGATCTTCCGGAGATTGAAATTGCCGAGGGGGAAGTGCTTGATCATGGACATTTGCCCTACATCGTCGTCATCGTCGATGAGCTCGCCGACCTGATGATGGTCGCCGGTCGAGAGATCGAAGAATCGATCGCCCGCCTTGCACAGATGGCCCGCGCTGCCGGCATCCACCTGATACTCGCAACACAACGACCAAGCGTCGATGTTATAACCGGCCTGATCAAAGCCAACTTCCCGACCCGTCTCTCGTTCAAGGTCTTCTCACGCACCGATTCACGTACAATTCTCGACCAGATGGGCGCCGAAACACTGCTCGGCAACGGTGACATGCTCTTCTTGCCACCCGGGACCGGCGCCGTACAGCGTGTCCACGGGGCTTTTGTTTCAGAGATCGAAGTCCAGCGTGTTGTTGATTTTCTCAAGAAACAAGGGCAGCCTGACTACGACAAATCAATCCTTGAAGCCCCGGCGGCAAGTGAAAGCGGTGGCAGCGATGGCGACGATGAATATGACGAGAAGTGGGATGAAGCGCTTGCCGTTATCGCCGATGCCAAACAAGCCTCCATTTCCATGCTTCAGCGTCGCCTGCGCCTCGGCTACAACCGCGCAGCCCGCATGATCGAGAAGATGGAAGCGGAAGGGATTGTCGGGCCTTCCGATGGCACCAGTCGTCCGCGTGAGGTGTTCATCAACAAGATTGGTGGAGACGAGTAA
- the larB gene encoding nickel pincer cofactor biosynthesis protein LarB codes for MDANDLKHLLTALQAGELSIEEGLDRLKELPFEDVGIAKIDHHRALRQGVPEVVLGEAKTAEQLEIIVQRMAAHGDNVLVTRISDEKAKTLLKHHPGSEYDAEARTFVLQQKPHEDLGRGKILIICAGTSDLPVAKEAAVTARMFNNQVEELVDVGVAGIHRLLAHTNALREASVIIVVAGMEGALPSVVGGLVDIPVIAVPTSVGYGAAFGGVAALLGMLNSCAGGVTVVNIDNGFGAAFAATRINRKKSS; via the coding sequence ATGGACGCCAATGATTTAAAGCATTTATTAACAGCTTTGCAAGCGGGTGAGCTTAGCATTGAAGAAGGCCTTGATCGGCTGAAAGAGCTCCCTTTCGAGGATGTTGGCATCGCCAAGATCGACCATCATCGCGCCCTGCGTCAGGGAGTTCCGGAAGTGGTGCTTGGCGAGGCAAAAACAGCTGAGCAGCTTGAGATCATAGTGCAGCGCATGGCGGCCCATGGCGACAACGTCCTGGTCACCCGGATTAGCGATGAAAAAGCCAAAACCCTCCTGAAACACCATCCAGGCAGCGAATACGATGCCGAAGCCAGAACGTTCGTTTTGCAGCAGAAACCGCATGAAGACCTCGGCCGAGGCAAGATTCTCATCATCTGCGCTGGCACCTCCGATCTACCGGTTGCCAAAGAGGCCGCAGTTACGGCTCGCATGTTCAACAACCAGGTCGAAGAACTGGTCGACGTTGGCGTCGCCGGCATCCATCGTCTGCTGGCTCACACCAACGCCCTGCGCGAAGCCTCGGTGATCATCGTTGTCGCCGGCATGGAAGGCGCTCTGCCCTCGGTGGTCGGTGGTCTGGTCGACATACCGGTGATTGCCGTACCGACTTCAGTTGGCTATGGCGCGGCCTTCGGAGGCGTGGCAGCACTGCTCGGCATGCTTAACTCATGCGCCGGCGGTGTCACGGTGGTCAATATTGACAACGGCTTCGGGGCCGCATTTGCCGCCACCCGCATCAATCGAAAAAAATCATCATGA
- the uppP gene encoding undecaprenyl-diphosphatase UppP, with protein MTFLDAILLGILQGATEFLPVSSSGHLVLAQHMLGDFDQVGVLFDVLLHLGTLVAVAIYFWSDLSGLISSLWRRDDLAKQQRFMVGLLIAGSIPTAIIGLCFKDFFIGLFEKPAIVCIMLLVTGSLLWLAERLRNRDLARKEMNWTDAILVGTVQGCAIIPGISRSGSTIAALLLRGVDGETAARFSFLLALPAVFGAALLSVKDLDTVASGAFLPYLAGTVASMITGLLCIHLLMGVIRRRRLHWFALYCWLVGGLGLVFLL; from the coding sequence ATGACTTTCTTAGACGCAATACTCCTCGGTATCCTGCAAGGTGCCACCGAGTTTCTTCCCGTATCTTCAAGCGGCCATCTGGTCCTTGCTCAACACATGCTCGGCGATTTCGATCAGGTCGGCGTGCTTTTCGATGTCCTCCTGCATCTCGGCACCCTTGTCGCTGTTGCCATCTATTTCTGGAGCGATTTAAGCGGTCTCATCTCTTCCCTCTGGAGACGAGACGACCTGGCCAAACAGCAACGCTTCATGGTCGGCCTGCTGATTGCCGGCTCAATACCGACAGCTATTATTGGCCTGTGCTTCAAGGATTTCTTTATCGGACTCTTTGAGAAACCAGCGATCGTCTGCATCATGTTGCTGGTCACAGGAAGCCTGCTCTGGCTGGCGGAGCGTTTGCGCAACCGCGACCTGGCGCGCAAGGAGATGAACTGGACTGATGCCATCCTGGTCGGCACCGTACAGGGGTGCGCCATTATCCCCGGCATCTCCAGGTCCGGCTCAACCATTGCTGCCTTGCTGCTGCGCGGCGTCGATGGCGAAACGGCCGCCCGCTTCTCGTTTCTTCTGGCATTACCCGCTGTCTTCGGTGCCGCCCTGCTTTCCGTTAAAGACCTCGACACGGTCGCAAGCGGAGCCTTTCTCCCTTACCTGGCTGGAACGGTTGCATCCATGATCACCGGCCTGCTCTGTATCCATCTCCTGATGGGCGTTATCAGGCGTCGTCGCCTGCACTGGTTTGCTCTTTACTGTTGGCTAGTCGGCGGCCTGGGGCTGGTATTTTTACTGTAA
- the guaC gene encoding GMP reductase, with translation MRVETDLKLGFKDVLIRPKRSTLKSRSLVELERSYTFLHSKRQWSGVPIIAANMDTIGTFEVAEVLAENKMLCAIHKHYSLEEWQAFVDRQASDDIFERIMVSTGVADEDFDKLVQIINQHPQLLFICIDVANGYAESFVEFVSKVRQAFPDKTIIAGNVVTGEMVEELLLSGADLVKVGIGPGSVCTTRVKTGVGYPQLSAVIECADAAHGLGGRIISDGGCVCAGDVAKAFGGGADFVMLGGMFAGHDESGGQLVERGGLQFKLYYGMSSDTAMKKHAGMVANYRASEGKTVEVPYRGPLEETIKDILGGLRSTCTYVGASALRELSKRTTFIRVMEQENQTFN, from the coding sequence ATGCGTGTCGAAACTGATTTGAAGCTGGGATTTAAAGACGTTCTGATTCGTCCCAAGCGTTCCACCCTGAAAAGCCGCTCCCTGGTCGAACTGGAGCGTAGCTATACTTTTTTACACAGCAAGCGCCAATGGAGCGGTGTGCCGATCATTGCTGCCAACATGGATACCATCGGTACCTTTGAGGTTGCCGAGGTGCTCGCTGAAAATAAGATGCTCTGTGCCATTCACAAGCACTACAGCCTCGAAGAGTGGCAGGCTTTTGTTGATCGGCAGGCTTCTGATGATATTTTTGAGCGGATCATGGTCAGTACCGGAGTGGCTGATGAAGATTTTGACAAACTCGTCCAAATTATCAACCAGCATCCGCAACTGCTCTTTATCTGTATTGACGTCGCCAACGGTTATGCGGAATCCTTTGTCGAATTCGTCAGTAAGGTAAGGCAGGCGTTTCCTGATAAAACCATCATTGCTGGCAATGTCGTGACCGGCGAGATGGTGGAAGAGTTGCTGCTCTCCGGCGCTGACCTCGTCAAGGTCGGTATCGGGCCGGGTTCGGTCTGCACCACCCGTGTGAAGACGGGGGTCGGTTACCCGCAACTTTCCGCCGTGATCGAGTGTGCTGATGCTGCTCATGGCCTCGGCGGACGGATCATCTCTGACGGCGGTTGTGTTTGTGCCGGGGATGTGGCCAAGGCTTTTGGCGGCGGCGCCGATTTCGTGATGCTTGGTGGTATGTTTGCCGGACACGATGAAAGTGGTGGCCAGCTGGTTGAGCGTGGAGGTCTGCAATTCAAGCTTTATTACGGCATGAGCTCTGACACCGCGATGAAAAAACACGCAGGCATGGTTGCCAACTATCGTGCCTCCGAAGGTAAAACGGTGGAAGTGCCTTACCGCGGGCCCCTCGAGGAGACGATCAAGGACATCCTCGGCGGCCTTCGTTCTACCTGCACCTACGTCGGTGCTTCTGCGCTGCGGGAGTTGTCCAAGAGAACGACTTTCATCCGTGTTATGGAACAGGAAAATCAGACTTTCAACTGA